From Toxorhynchites rutilus septentrionalis strain SRP chromosome 2, ASM2978413v1, whole genome shotgun sequence, a single genomic window includes:
- the LOC129766190 gene encoding uncharacterized protein LOC129766190: MFSNPKDTDRIATALANEGIRWNMIPPRAPNFGGLWEATVKVAKKHLLRQLGSTSLLYEDLVTILSQVESAINSTPLTPLSEDPNDFKAITPGHFLVGSQLQALPHPDMMDVPVNRLRNRYQIIQQKQQQFWYH, from the coding sequence ATGTTCTCAAACCCTAAAGATACCGATCGTATCGCTACCGCTCTCGCAAATGAAGGGATCCGATGGAATATGATCCCACCGCGCGCCCCCAACTTCGGCGGCTTATGGGAGGCCACGGTGAAGGTGgcaaaaaaacatttgcttCGTCAGTTAGGCAGCACCTCTCTACTGTACGAGGACTTGGTCACGATACTGTCGCAAGTAGAAAGTGCGATAAACTCTACCCCATTAACACCATTATCGGAGGATCCTAACGACTTCAAAGCCATCACGCCAGGCCATTTTTTGGTCGGCTCACAACTCCAAGCTCTACCTCACCCAGACATGATGGACGTTCCAGTGAACCGGTTGAGGAACAGATACCAGATTATCCAGCAGAAACAACAGCAGTTTTGGTACCACTAG